The DNA region CTTTTCATTAACAAATTAATCGATCGATTAtcgataaaaatacttttttcaattaatgaaTAATGCAGTCAAAGGCTACTAgtattattttcaacaaaacgGTAAAAGTTCTATAATGTACTAGTATTATTCAACGGATCGATACAAGTATTAAACTAAATCATGTTATAAATAGAAAATGAACAAGATAACACATCCTCACAACGTCAGGGGTCCTGAGTCCACTTGTGGTCGTGAGTGAACTCTGGGCCCCTGACGTTGTGAGGATGAAGACGCTAACatgggttatgtatttttatttttattttttttttttgcaatgtcgccaccttcatattccGAATGAATCACCATAGAAAGTATTTTAGTGTTAATTAAGTATTCTAAAAATGATTGAAACTTGAAAGGTgcggtggagggggggggggtcagtcaGTGAGGTCACCTACCGTCAGAGTTACGGACTGGATGTAGGTGAACAGAAGCTGGGTCCTAACCTGTGTGATTTGACCTGAAAATGATAAACGACGTGtactacacagaaagttttcaATGTTGAACTTCatggaaaagaaatatttcagatTATGATAGGAAATTCGTCTCCACCTTTTCTCATAacttatacaattttaaaatgatataaattaaaatgatataaactctgctactattttttttaaaagcatggtCTCTTTTTCATCGGTCTTCTCCGGTCATTCCAATTTATATAAATCCGAACCACAAGAAAAACCaagataatacaaatacgtggaTAGAGATACCTGTGTGTATCCAAGGTGGTAGGTCGAAGTTACTTCGAGTCAAGTTTGCTTCAAGTTGCTCCCAACTGAAAGATGGTTACTAATTCAGTTATATAAAAAAAgggtgtttaaaaaaattatattatagaatttgaaaatgaattctGGATTTACCTTGGCAAAGCAGTGAGAGTTCCAAAGACTGAAAAGAAAATGGCACGACCTAGATTTTGAGAAACGTGCATGATGGCTGATCTGTATAATCCGTATTTAAAGTTTATACAGCGATAGGGGGTTCGTGTACATTATTCAGATAACCACGCTACACCAAAACTCTCAATCTCTTCGAAAGGCTAAGTGtatcttaaatatttaatgaaggGTTTTACCTAAAACTAGAGATTTCTCTCACGCTTTGCACTATTATGATGTAAAATTTGGTGATACGTATAACTGATCATGGATTATTTATTCTGAGAATTTTACTCAAGTGCAAAATAAACAGAATGTCAATATAATATTCCCTTTAGAACTATTTATATGAAATGTCGTTCCAAAGAGCCATCTGActgattttgaagaaaaaaggttttaacgaaatattttttttaacattatatggaATAATTCTCCAAACCATCCATTTTttgagatgtaaaaaaaatcattgcaagAATTGCTCTCAATATTATTTTAACGTTGTGTTTAAAATACCGAATTTTACATTACGTTGTAATAAATGAcaagaaaattatcaaatatcataattttttaccaCACTAGACAGGGCTTACGCAATATTAATGTTAACGAAATATGCCCGTTGTTCTGACATTGATTtcctatcttttttttaatttaattttttggtagGCCTGTGTGTCTGTATTTCATGTTCTTGGAACAGTTTCTGTCCCTAGACCTCGCAGAGATATGTGCAAGTTTGTTTCCCCTAGGTAACCTAGGTAATTCGTCACTTACATATTGAATAGAGAAAGAACCCATAACTGGCCTGCTATTCACAGAGTTATTTCCCTGTACATAGGCTTTTCTGCGGATAAGCTGATTTTAGCAAGTTTCTCTAAAATATGGATTGATAAATTTTTTGGATAACCAGTGTACACTGGTATATGTATATACTTCTGTGTACAAAAACACTGCACGTGTCACTGGTTCTTACAAAATTGGGTACGTGCGATTTATATAATTTACGaatttaaaatcacaaattcaTTTCCCACTTCCATGTCCTTTGAAAATCGTGTCATTGTCTTAAATTTCACAATCAATGTAATATAACAAAAGTTGCAATACTATTCTACAATAATCTATTTTGGTTTCATTTGAAGTTCTATCTTCATCAAGCCAAAATCAGTGGCGATCATGGGATATCTAGTAGGTCTCTCCCTCTCCACCTTTACCAACTTTTCCTTTTACCCCTAATGTTATGCACATAAACCTAGTTAAATAAAGCAATGACtgtcataaaattttaattttaaaaaaagaaccgACCTGCTATGTCATCGTAAAGACaagatatatttcataaatgtagCACCTTCTACTTTATTTTGCTTGTAAACGAAGGTATAGCACACAAACTGAGAATTTTACTCAAgtgcaaaataaaaagaatgtcAATATGATATTCCCTTTAGAACTATTTATATGAAATGTCGTTCCAAAGAGCCATCTGActgattttgaagaaaaaaagttttaacgaaatatttttttttagcataataTGGAATAATTCTCCAAACCATCCATTTTttgagatgtaaaaaaaaatcattgcaagAATTGCTCTCAATATTATTTTAGCGTTGTGTTTAAAATACCGAATTTTACATTACGTTGTAATAAATGAcaagaaaattatcaaatatcataattttttaccaCACTAGACAGGGCTTACGCAATATTAATGTTAACGAAATATGCCCGTTGTTCTGACATTGATTtcctatcttttttttaatttaattttttggtagGCCTGTGTGTCTGTATTTCATGTTCTTGGAACAGTTTCTGTCCCTAGACCTCGCAGAGATATGTGCAAGTTTGTTTCCCCTAGGTAACCTAGGTAATTCGTCACTTACATATTGAATAGAGAAAGAACCCATAACTGGCCTGCTATTCACAGAGTTATTTCCCTGTACATAGGCTTTTCTGCGGATAAGCTGATTTTAGCAAGTTTCTCTAAAATATGGATTGATAAATTTTTTGGATAACCAGTGTACACTGGTATATGTATATACTTCTGTGTACAAAAACACTGCACGTGTCACTGGTTCTTACAAAATTGGGTACGTGCGATTTATATAATTTACGaatttaaaatcacaaattcaTTTCCCACTTCCATGTCCTTTGAAAATCGTGTCATTGTCTTAAATTTCACAATCAATGTAATATAACAAAAGTTGCAATACTATTCTACAATAATCTATTTTGGTTTCATTTGAAGTTCTATCTTCATCAAGCCAAAATCAGTGGCGATCATGGGATATCTAGTAGGTCTCTCCCTCTCCACCTTTACCAACTTTTCCTTTTACCCCTAATGTTATGCACATAAACCTAGTTAAATAAAGCAATGACtgtcataaaattttaattttaaaaaaagaaccgACCTGCTATGTCATCGTAAAGACaagatatatttcataaatgtagCACCTTCTACTTTATTTTGCTTGTAAACGAAGGTATAGCACACAAACTGAGAATTTTACTCAAgtgcaaaataaaaagaatgtcAATATGATATTCCCTTTAGAACTATTTATATGAAATGTCGTTCCAAAGAGCCATCTGActgattttgaagaaaaaaagttttaacgaaatatttttttttagcataataTGGAATAATTCTCCAAACCATCCATTTTttgagatgtaaaaaaaaatcattgcaagAATTGCTCTCAATATTATTTTAGCGTTGTGTTTAAAATACCGAATTTTACATTACGTTGTAATAAATGAcaagaaaattatcaaatatcataattttttaccaCACTAGACAGGGCTTACGCAATATTAATGTTAACGAAATATGCCCGTTGTTCTGACATTGATTtcctatcttttttttaatttaattttttggtagGCCTGTGTGTCTGTATTTCATGTTCTTGGAACAGTTTCTGTCCCTAGACCTCGCAGAGATATGTGCAAGTTTGTTTCCCCTAGGTAACCTTGACTTAAATTCGTCACTTACATATTGAGTAGAGAAAGAACCCATAACTGGCCTGCTATTCACAGTTATTTCCCTGTACATAGGCTTTTCTGCGGATAAGCCGATTTTAGCAAGTTTCTCTAAAATATGGATTGATAAATTTTTTGGATAACCAGTGTACACTGGTATATGTATATACTTCTGTGTACAAAAACACTGCACGTGTCACTGGTTCTTACAAAATTGGGTACGTGCGATTTATATAATTTACGaatttaaaatcacaaattcaTTTCCCACTACCATGTCCTTTGAAAATCGTGTCATTGTCTTAAATTTCACAATCAATGTAATATAACAAAAGTTGCAATACTATTCTACAATAATCTATTTTGGTTTCATTTGAAGTTCTATCTTCATCAAGCCAAAATCAGTGGCTATGGGACATCTAGTAGGTCTCTCCCTCTCCACCTTTACCAACTTTCCCTTTTACCCCTAATGTTATGCACATAAATCTAGTTACATGAAGCAATGTCTGTCCTaaaattttaatcttaaaaaaaaaccgacCTGCTATGTCATCGTAAAGACaagatatatttcataaatgtagCACCTTCTACTTTATTTTGCTTGTAAACGAAGGTATAGCACACAAATTACATGTGCACAAGTACTTACAAGAGGTTCTCGGGCTTTGACGGTCACCTGAGTCCCTTATATCTCTCAGATTAACATGTCAGAgtctcatgtttgcattttaagcttcattttgaAGTCTAATTAAACCACAGGcgcttgtttctgagaaaaaaattacccTATAGTATAATAACACAAggtgttattattatactataaGGTAAATCTTTTTtgtcagaaacaagtgcctatGAATTAAACCCTAATATGAGACTCCTCTGGCTGTTATCCtgcttttattgtttgaaaaatattcattcataAAAAGGGATGTTGTGTGTTTAAGTgggaggaatctcggattatcTGTACCTAAGCTCCAGCGGCCAAAATTTTTAATAACACGAGACCTGCAagctttaaatatcattttttattacggtatacagtacaggcaacgcggatcccgtattggcccgcgttaccgtcacggtatttttatcgttcccgcgatacaccatcgcggtttttGATCGCGGTATGGATTGCGACCGTGATGACACCACGACGGTGTGATTTACCGTTATTCCTGCTGCTGCTTGTTCTTGTTACTTTACCTGTACTGTACATTACAGGCAATGCGGGTCGCGTAAATCCACGTTAAATATGCGACTTCAGATTTAAGCATAacagctgcattgtaaataaattgtgcttcatattaatataaaattaataaataatatttatgaaatagaatttcGTGAAATTTGAAACTACATTTGAATTACAACATAACACAACATTACGCAAATAAATTATGTGATGTGTAAAAAAGAACACACATCTTTGTATTTGACGTgcttatttcagttattatttctattagttgTTAATCCTGTTTTTAGAACActcttaaaattaattatttcatcgtatcaatgcagagcaatttcatcttctcattttataagttgacacgcatagcgccgtaaactgtcagtacatgtgtatgttttaaattgagaaatgaacaaatgtcgggaatcaactatcaaatatttttttccattcaataataaaattatcattcaaatATAAAGTTGGTGCTGCTTTAAAGCGCCTTGAATAATAACGTGTCAGTATGCGTTcttgtgtatacatataaagtttaagtcacggtcattttctgtgtatacatgtagtgattaacAAACTAAAGGGTAGAAGACGACATGCCCTTgagggttttcacacctattcacgacaaaagaaaaagtttaaatcGCGTACGGCTTCGTCTAATCGCTCAACACCTTACAGaagaggggagagagagagagagagagagagagagagagagagagagagagagagagagaggtaggGCGTTTAGGAGTAATTTAACGTACACGGCGGTACACTTATGTAAAATATAGTAATATCCAAttctaaatattcataaaattagtattcataaaagaatatggtacactgtgattgaatccatcatgcaatttcagatttgagtccacgtgctgcatctgtcaatcaaatcagcccgctaGTTCTACCACGTGTTCCCTCCATGACAAAGTTTCgttctattagttttatttttaataaagaaaataagaagtatATCTAACAGTTAAGTTTTTACAATGTTCGTGATGCTTGATTTACTGTGTTTAGAAAGTTTAATTCGTTGTGTTTTTACTCTCTCTCGTTTACTTAataatggaggttttttgcGGGAAGGAACATCTTAAACACATTTAACTGTTAAAGAACGcagtaaaatgaatcaattatttaatataactattagtaaaattgtttgatatacatgtagaattcttcttggtcaatcgttacacagattatctacctgcctcattcctgtgtattctgtgcgttcaagcgtagagtgatttcctgtcagtgcgatagtttcacacctttgtgtaaaacaatagGGACTAAAGTCAAATAAAGTTAACTTTGACAGACATAAAACTTTGaggtgagtgggggggggggggagagaggtTAGGTTCCGAAAACGGGTTTACATATGTGTAGTAgctttatatacaataaaattacaagcacacataaaatgatatcaatacatttactgaaatgtttaaatggttttttttcggcatgaaatatcaacagcaaaactttcaaaacatgttcCTAATTCGTTTGAAATGTGTAAGAACATAGGAATACGGTTTAACAACATTTCATtctcaaaaaaaattatctagttattctggagagagagagagagagaggggggggggggggctcggtCGCGAGCGAACGCTAACCTCCGTCACGGCGGGTAGCTGGTACACCATCACGACAACATGACAAGGGATACCCACAATATCTTtcgattacataattttatgcaactCTGGGTATCTCTAATGCTCCGTACTCTCTATTTGTTAGAGATACACGTTCATTTGATTTTTCGCATTACGATGGGGCGTATTCGACACGATTTGAAGCTGGAGATTGTTAGAATGCATCGGAGCGGTACTTCTGTAGCTGGGATTCGTGGACGACTTATCTCCATGGGACACATTAAATATTCAAGTCAGACTGAGTATTGAAGAACACACGGCTTCGCACTTGAAGATTGTCGTCGCAAACGTAACGCACTAGAAAGTGGGAATCCTCGCGCAATGACAAACGTCGAGCCAAACTTAAAGTAACGCAACacaaaatcactaaaacgtgaatacacaaaaatgttctttacacgTAGAAGACCTTGAAAGAAATGAACCGAACGTGCTAAAAATACCGGGTTGCTAATCATAGGAAGCCCTGATTTTGAATCACTTGCTCATCATTAGTTGACACGCATGGacttcaacaacaaacaatacaaatgtaagCGGACCatttaattgttaagaaaacacaatcacactgcgtacacattcataattttaaaatcatttcatgataatttttattttaacgacCTTCTTGAAATATGATAATGGaatcgaaaatattttatttgcgaCTGCTGCacaagtattaaattaaatactataataatatatttaatagctatgaaataaaaaaaaattattaaaaaagattacaagtattttgattataatctctgtcaaaatctggttaaatatcgtcattaaatataaattaacatgcaatttatttgtcattcgggGAGATAACTCCCGCTTGTATACGATACTTTTCCATCGATAATTTTACCGTGACGGGGACAAGTAGATGATCAGTTTACCGTGATGGGAACGCGGGATACCTGTCTCACCTGGCCGATCACCTCGATGTGTTTATACCGTGACGGGGCGCGGGAaacacgggatccgcgttgcctgtactgtactCAAGAGTTTTATTCATAATGCACCCAAAATGCATGCAAGTTTTTTCCACAGTATACAAAGTACaggatattaaaatatatttcataaaaaagaacATGTTTAATTAATTCGACATTGTCTTGCCAAGTGACAATTTACCATATAGTTTTCAAGATGAAGTTCAAATTGTTAACGAGCGACACATAGCAATAACCTAAACACACATGTTCATGGCCATATTtatcgcccccccccccctccttgaTTGTGAtaatacagaaaaatatatgcaaacattaCATTTTCACTATTCGGCCATATTGGCCACGCCATATGGCCTGAAGACCCTACCCAGGGATCATGAACTTCACAAATTAGGTAGAAATGTAGTTTTTCTCAAGTACATATGGGagaagagaagatttttaaagatttaatacatttttactatatggccatattggccctatCCTAGGGCccgaacccctgacacaggggtcatggatttcataattttggtcaACGGCTTTATAGACGTCATATTCattcatttagatttttttgcaataggtcacctgaccgactcaggtgacctaaaaattaaaataaacaatatatatatatatatatattatgtgttTATTCCATTCTACTcttgaaaaatgtttacaaatattatcGGTGGGTACAAGATCTATATGCaagtcaaatattttattttgtctaCAAAGATTATTTACAACCTAAAATCAACAGGAAGAAAATCTCCACATCTTGATTCCACACAAATGAATAGTTTCAGACAGTGACAACAGAATtcaattctttatatcaaataatttcacaaGACAATACTCTAGTTTATAGCAAAATTgaagtgtttgatccatgtttaaattttcatacatCTCTAACaataaattgatgaaaataataCACAGGAATGTTTTATACAAATTCCCATCTCAACCCTGACCCCCATCCCGAATCTCTCATacattaacaaaacaaagaaaccaGCAGACTCAATGAAAAACATATGTAAATGGATTATATCCATAAActgataaaatatttgttgaaacAATAAAACGATTGTGAGGCAGGTAGCGTGGATTTTATCTCATCCGATTGATACAGCATTAATGTAGATTTTGCTTTTAGACAAAAAAGTCTACGCCCATCCATATCCTTAGATTATCTACCCCTGGACAAGAAAAATACTTGAACGATTTCCATGTAACATATACAAGATTATATATGCACATATTACTTCAAATCCTTGCTTACAACAACCTATTGGTCATAGTTTTTTTGTACTTTGTACACCTTTCAACAAAGCTTGTTCACCGTCAGCTATAAATCCTTGACACAGTTTTCACAAAACTCATCACAGACACAAAATGACTTCAAACTGCATTATAATACTATCTGCATTGTACAAGAGGGTATTTCATTCAATCTGATCAAAAATAGACCATGCTAAAGTAAAACGAATTTGTGCCAAAATGACATTAAAATCCATCAAAAATACCCGACCAAACCCACTCACCAACAATTTTCAACATGATTATAGGAGTGTCGATACCAAGTTAACATGATAAAATCTTACAACACACATTATTATGCACAACAATATGATTTTGTTCTTCAGCAacttttcactttcaaatttcataatcaattgtacaaaaaaactttttttctcataggaataaaaaaaaagtccaaCTAGTCAACCAGAAATTTGTCTCAAGGAAAAATACCCTCAACTTTCATTCATCAAATTCTTTCTCACAATAAAAACTGGGGCTTTTTTAAATGTCCTAGAGTGAtatattcatcattttcatGCAAACCACAGACAAACACCAACAAAAGACAGTGGAATCACTGGGCTCCTTCTACTGCTGCTGAATTTCAGTGAACACCTGCTCCCCTTCGGCTGGCTGGGCTTGGTCAGGCTGCTGCATGATGTACTGCACAGTTCCGTCCTGGTCAACAATGGCGTGGGTCGCGTTCTCGGTCCCATCGGCACTCTGTACGATGATGATGGTCTCCTGGCCAGCATCATTCTGTAGCGTGGTCAGGGCCTGTCCAGACAGGATCTGGGACGGGTCACTCACAACAGCTGTGTGGTAGTCCCCTTCTGCTCCAGCCACTGTCACATAGGTCTGTCCTTCAGCAATCTGTTCATGAATGCAAAACATGTTTTGTGTATATGTGTACAGttaacaaatttaatatttagataCAAGCAAAAAAGATTTATGAGAATATATCAAGGATTCAATTATTCATTCTAACAAAAAACGTTGACATTTCGTGAAATTGGCTGAAAGGAAATTACCTCTCCTTCCTGTTCTTCTTCCTCCTCTTCTTCAGAATCGTCCAAGAGATCATCTTCCTCTACCTCTTCAGTCAGCTCAAACTTCCTGATGATGGCCTGAGCCGCCTCACCGGCAGTGACATGGATGCGTCCTATGTGTTCCAGAAGCATCTTCTTCCTCTTGAATGTCTCGTGGCACATATCACACTGATAGGGCGACAGCTTCTTGTGAACCAGCTGAATGTGGGACATAAGGTTGGACTTGTTGTTGAAGCATCTGCCACAGTCTCCACACTTGTGTGGCTTTTCTCCAGTGTGGATTAACATGTGGCGATCCACATGATATTTCTTAGTGAATCTTTTTTCACACACTGAGCAGATAAAGATTTTTTGATTGGGTGATTTCCAGCCTTCGTGGACTCTCTTAGTGTGTCCTATCAGTGCTCCAAGGGTCTTGAATGCAGCCTTGCAAGTAGTGCAGAGATACTGCCTGGTGTGAAGATGCATTCCTTTTAAATGCGTATTCAGGTTTCCTCTGAACGCAGAAGCATAGTCACAATGAGGGCATTTGTAGGGCTTACGTCCAGAGTGGACAGTTCTCATGTGCGAACTCATTCCTGTCTTGAGCACCACCTTTCCACAGATTGGACATGGAATTTGCATTCTGTTTTGCTGGTGAAGCTCCATATGCCTCTTGATGTTCTTGGCCACTTTGCCACATTCAGGGCACTGCTCTCCTTCTTCCACAGAGCCTTGGACTGAAACTCTCATGATCTTTTCTCTCCACTTGGCATTTCTCATCTCCTCTTCATAATCAGTCTCATCTTTGTGTTTCCCCTTAATGTGTTTTACCAATCCAATAAAAGCTTTGTCACAGAAAGGACAATTAAGGGCTTCCTCTGTATTCCTTATACCTCTTCTTTTGTTCTCCATTTCTTCGAACAACCCTACATCCTCTTCCCTTTTCCCTCTCCTCTTCTTTGGGGAATCAAAATCTTCATCAATACTTGTCTCCATATCTTGAGCTATGGGACCTatctttttcttcttcagtTTAGGATCTGTTTGTGTCAAGACCGATCGTTTACCAGGAGATTCCTCAATCAATTCAACTTCTACAAAATTTGTTTGAGTGCCTTGAGAGTCTTTTGCTGATCCAGGCTGTGCGGTCATGATGTTGTCAATGTCAATTTGATCGAAGTCATAGACATCACCAGTTTGAAGAGAACTTTGGTTGGGATCTTTTAACAAAGAACTCTTGGAAGTGGATGGCCCTGCTTCAGACTGCTCGAATTTAATAGAAGCAACATTTGGTCCAGTGGAGGCATCAGATGTAGTAGTTTCAGTTGTCTGCCCTTTCTGTTTCTTCGCAGGAGTGGGTGCGTCATCAGTTGTGGTTTCCTGAGATTCAGTGTCATCATCTCCTCTGCTGCGTTTTTTAGATAATGTGGCAGTGACAGTTGGTGTTCTTTTGGGAGTTTTTTCTTCAGTGTCTACTTTTCTTGGTCTTCCTCTTCCTTTAGGAGTTTTATCATCTGCAGACTTCGGGGGTCTGCCTCTCCTTTTCTTTGTTTCCTCAAACTCCTCCTCTTCTTCTTCATCTTCACTTAGTTCAATTGGTACATCATCCACTTCCATTTCTAAATCTTCATCTTTGTATGTACTCTGGTTCTTTTTTCCTCTGCCACGTCTCTTAGTTTCACTGCTGGGAGTTTCTGTCTCCTCTTTCATGgtttttcttgttatttttgGAGTAGATTCAACATCGCTGTCAGTTTGCTTTTTGGGACGACCTCTTCCACGTTTGGCAGACTTAGGTTCCTCATTTTCAACCTCCTCTTCCTCTTCATCAACAGTTTCTTTAGCTTGTCTTTTGGGTCTACCTCTTCCCTTCCTAACTGGCTCTTCATCTCCTTGAGCCTTCTTCTTAGGTCTTCCTCTACCTTTCTTTACAGGTTCTTCTTTTTCTATCTCTTCATCATCTTCAAccatttcttcttcttcttctacCTCCTCCTCCTGCTCTTCTTCTTCATCCTCCTCTTCCTCCTCTTGAACTTGCTTCTTTGGTCTTCCTCTACCACGCCTTCCAGATTTTACAACAGGTGTGGTTTCCTCCACTTCTGATTGATTTTTCTTGGGTCTACCTCTACCTTTTGATGGGGTTACTTCATCTGTGCTGTCTTCAACAGTTGTATCTTTTAGAGAAGACTTGCGTCCTCTCTTTTTTGGTTCAGATTCATTCAAAACTGGAGTGGATTTACTCTCCTTTGGAGGTCTTCCACGCCCTCTAGATTTGGGTTCAGGTGTCTCTGAAACAGATGTATCTTTATCAGACTCCGCAGCAGTAGACCTCCTACCTCTTCCCCTGGTTGGCTGCTCAATTTCCTGAACACCTTCATCAGAACTTTGTTGCTCCTCCTCCACCtcttcaatattttgatttcctTTTCCACTACGCTTGGGGTAAGACTTGGTGGGTGCTTCTACTTGTGTCTTACTTTCCTCTTCCTCCGCTTCCTTCTCCACTTCCTCCTCTTCTTTTATTTCTTCTGCTGTTTCACCTTCATCTACATCTTCTTCTGCCTCTAACTCTTCATCCACAGCCTCCTCCATTTTGTCATCATCAATATTGACACCATTGTCATCAGCAGACTCCACATCATCTGCGTTTTCATTTTCAGTATTCATTTCCTGTTGATTATCTTCTGCATCAGGTGTTACTACCTCACTTTCATCTCCTGTACCTTGTTCCATGATAAATTCCTCCAAAGTCCCTTCAGCTTCTGGTTCAGGGGTTTCCTTCTCTGTCGTTTCCAGCTCAACTTTGTCTTGTTCCacattttcattcttttctGTTCCATTAGTCTCCTACaaagatgaaagaaaataaaaatatcaaaactttaaatgtgaaataaaagaacaaaatcattatgattgtttaaaaagattattttcattaaaaaaatccatcaaaatcaaaagtatACAAagtctttaacaaacaaacctCTTT from Crassostrea angulata isolate pt1a10 chromosome 7, ASM2561291v2, whole genome shotgun sequence includes:
- the LOC128192856 gene encoding enolase-phosphatase E1-like isoform X3, giving the protein MVALGFDNPVFSQFVCYSILLILETIGIALLVIRIRVKRKVFSFPEDCSQFIVGKHHLKPTADDAQIKRLRRMENINEPSPNVGISTGKSDETCTTVADSILAGIPVTASNGFSDAPVDINPEVMSTESENPQTTVLETVTLVTEPAVAQLPDTVAMTQDLEQYMQQTQESMLMTTTEQDVVAEKSEVEEGSPSVQQTETVPAAESAQEGDIEDLVSTNVLIQVTSDGGVVPIVQSTDIEKEETNGTEKNENVEQDKVELETTEKETPEPEAEGTLEEFIMEQGTGDESEVVTPDAEDNQQEMNTENENADDVESADDNGVNIDDDKMEEAVDEELEAEEDVDEGETAEEIKEEEEVEKEAEEEESKTQVEAPTKSYPKRSGKGNQNIEEVEEEQQSSDEGVQEIEQPTRGRGRRSTAAESDKDTSVSETPEPKSRGRGRPPKESKSTPVLNESEPKKRGRKSSLKDTTVEDSTDEVTPSKGRGRPKKNQSEVEETTPVVKSGRRGRGRPKKQVQEEEEEDEEEEQEEEVEEEEEMVEDDEEIEKEEPVKKGRGRPKKKAQGDEEPVRKGRGRPKRQAKETVDEEEEEVENEEPKSAKRGRGRPKKQTDSDVESTPKITRKTMKEETETPSSETKRRGRGKKNQSTYKDEDLEMEVDDVPIELSEDEEEEEEFEETKKRRGRPPKSADDKTPKGRGRPRKVDTEEKTPKRTPTVTATLSKKRSRGDDDTESQETTTDDAPTPAKKQKGQTTETTTSDASTGPNVASIKFEQSEAGPSTSKSSLLKDPNQSSLQTGDVYDFDQIDIDNIMTAQPGSAKDSQGTQTNFVEVELIEESPGKRSVLTQTDPKLKKKKIGPIAQDMETSIDEDFDSPKKRRGKREEDVGLFEEMENKRRGIRNTEEALNCPFCDKAFIGLVKHIKGKHKDETDYEEEMRNAKWREKIMRVSVQGSVEEGEQCPECGKVAKNIKRHMELHQQNRMQIPCPICGKVVLKTGMSSHMRTVHSGRKPYKCPHCDYASAFRGNLNTHLKGMHLHTRQYLCTTCKAAFKTLGALIGHTKRVHEGWKSPNQKIFICSVCEKRFTKKYHVDRHMLIHTGEKPHKCGDCGRCFNNKSNLMSHIQLVHKKLSPYQCDMCHETFKRKKMLLEHIGRIHVTAGEAAQAIIRKFELTEEVEEDDLLDDSEEEEEEEQEGEIAEGQTYVTVAGAEGDYHTAVVSDPSQILSGQALTTLQNDAGQETIIIVQSADGTENATHAIVDQDGTVQYIMQQPDQAQPAEGEQVFTEIQQQ
- the LOC128192856 gene encoding enolase-phosphatase E1-like isoform X1, which translates into the protein MMENINEPSPNVGISTGKSDETCTTVADSILAGIPVTASNGFSDAPVDINPEVMSTESENPQTTVLETVTLVTEPAVAQLPDTVAMTQDLEQYMQQTQESMLMTTTEQDVVAEKSEVEEGSPSVQQTETVPAAESAQEGDIEDLVSTNVLIQVTSDGGVVPIVQSTDIEKEETNGTEKNENVEQDKVELETTEKETPEPEAEGTLEEFIMEQGTGDESEVVTPDAEDNQQEMNTENENADDVESADDNGVNIDDDKMEEAVDEELEAEEDVDEGETAEEIKEEEEVEKEAEEEESKTQVEAPTKSYPKRSGKGNQNIEEVEEEQQSSDEGVQEIEQPTRGRGRRSTAAESDKDTSVSETPEPKSRGRGRPPKESKSTPVLNESEPKKRGRKSSLKDTTVEDSTDEVTPSKGRGRPKKNQSEVEETTPVVKSGRRGRGRPKKQVQEEEEEDEEEEQEEEVEEEEEMVEDDEEIEKEEPVKKGRGRPKKKAQGDEEPVRKGRGRPKRQAKETVDEEEEEVENEEPKSAKRGRGRPKKQTDSDVESTPKITRKTMKEETETPSSETKRRGRGKKNQSTYKDEDLEMEVDDVPIELSEDEEEEEEFEETKKRRGRPPKSADDKTPKGRGRPRKVDTEEKTPKRTPTVTATLSKKRSRGDDDTESQETTTDDAPTPAKKQKGQTTETTTSDASTGPNVASIKFEQSEAGPSTSKSSLLKDPNQSSLQTGDVYDFDQIDIDNIMTAQPGSAKDSQGTQTNFVEVELIEESPGKRSVLTQTDPKLKKKKIGPIAQDMETSIDEDFDSPKKRRGKREEDVGLFEEMENKRRGIRNTEEALNCPFCDKAFIGLVKHIKGKHKDETDYEEEMRNAKWREKIMRVSVQGSVEEGEQCPECGKVAKNIKRHMELHQQNRMQIPCPICGKVVLKTGMSSHMRTVHSGRKPYKCPHCDYASAFRGNLNTHLKGMHLHTRQYLCTTCKAAFKTLGALIGHTKRVHEGWKSPNQKIFICSVCEKRFTKKYHVDRHMLIHTGEKPHKCGDCGRCFNNKSNLMSHIQLVHKKLSPYQCDMCHETFKRKKMLLEHIGRIHVTAGEAAQAIIRKFELTEEVEEDDLLDDSEEEEEEEQEGEIAEGQTYVTVAGAEGDYHTAVVSDPSQILSGQALTTLQNDAGQETIIIVQSADGTENATHAIVDQDGTVQYIMQQPDQAQPAEGEQVFTEIQQQ